A part of Oncorhynchus masou masou isolate Uvic2021 chromosome 30, UVic_Omas_1.1, whole genome shotgun sequence genomic DNA contains:
- the LOC135521744 gene encoding GTP-binding protein 10-like produces the protein MVWISRMCCRKYGNFVDNLRLYVRGGSGGMGLPRLGGQGGKGGDVWVVAQKEMTLKRVKDKYPQKRFIAGVGTNSSVRALRGQKGEDQEVLAPPGITVTNDDGMVLGKLNTEGDRVLVARGGQGGSYHSEFLPSKGQTRHIRLDLKLIADLGLVGFPNAGKSSLLTALSHAKPQIASYAFTTLRPEIGKVMYEDHKQISVADLPGLIEGAHMNRGMGHQFLKHVERTRQLLFVVDVCGFQLASKTPFRSAFEAVQLLIKELELYKEDLPCKPAVLVVNKMDLPDAEDKLIELQEQLLNPHEFSHLLPDDMLPKNNMVFRHVVPISAATGFGIAHLKTCIRQSLDKDASMATDSLHRDRLQALRGVVPVKNTLTWGPTSSV, from the exons ATGGTTTGGATCAGTAGGATGTGTTGTCGGAAG TACGGTAACTTCGTGGACAACCTGCGTCTGTATGTGCGAGGGGGCAGTGGGGGGATGGGGCTGCCCCGTCTGGGGGGTCagggggggaaagggggagacgTGTGGGTGGTGGCTCAGAAGGAGATGACTCTGAAGAGGGTCAAGGATAAGTACCCCCAGAAACGCTTCATCGCTGGAGTAGGAACCAACAGCAG TGTCCGTGCTCTGAGGGGGCagaaaggagaggaccaagaaGTCTTGGCTCCTCCTGGCATTACTGTCACCAATGATGATGGAATGGTCCTCG GTAAGCTGAACACTGAGGGAGATCGTGTGCTGGTGGCCAGAGGGGGTCAAGGAGGCTCCTACCACTCAGAGTTTCTGCCCAGTAAGGGCCAGACCAGACACATACGACTGGACCTCAAACTCATTGCTGACCTCGGCCTGGTGGG GTTCCCCAATGCGGGAAAATCCTCTCTACTGACCGCCCTGTCTCACGCCAAACCCCAGATTGCCAGCTATGCCT TCACCACTCTGAGACCAGAGATTGGCAAGGTCATGTATGAAGACCATAAACAG ATCTCAGTGGCAGACCTCCCAGGGCTGATAGAGGGGGCCCACATGAATAGAGGCATGGGCCACCAGTTCCTCAAACACGTGGAGAGGACCAGACAGCTGCTCTTTGTG GTGGACGTTTGTGGTTTCCAGCTGGCAAGCAAAACGCCCTTTAGGTCTGCTTTTGAGGCTGTTCAACTTTTAATTAAA GAGTTGGAGCTGTATAAGGAGGATCTCCCGTGTAAGCCTGCTGTGTTGGTGGTCAATAAGATGGACCTGCCTGATGCAGAGGACAAACTCATAGAGCTGCAGGAGCAACTCCTAAACCCACACG AGTTCTCCCACCTGTTACCCGACGATATGCTTCCTAAGAACAACATGGTCTTCAGACATGTGGTTCCTATCTCAGCTGCCACCGGTTTTGGCATCGCACACCTCAAGACCTGTATCCGCCAATCACTAGACAAGGATGCCTCTATGGCAACGGACTCCCTGCACCGTGATAGGCTACAGGCGCTGAGAGGGGTGGTCCCAGTCAAGAACACACTCACATGGGGCCCCACCTCCTCAGTTTGA